One part of the Sarcophilus harrisii chromosome 5, mSarHar1.11, whole genome shotgun sequence genome encodes these proteins:
- the LOC100921628 gene encoding keratin, type II cytoskeletal 1-like, producing the protein MSRQFSSRSGYRCGGGGGGFSSGSAGVSLTRRVTSSSTVRRIGGGGGRFSGGSCRAGGGGGGGFGSQSLINLGGSKRICQSVAGGGGGYGRGGFGGGGFGGGSYGGGGFGGGSYGGGGFGGGGYGGGGYGGRGFGGSGGGFGGGGFGGLGGGGFGGGGFGPVCPPGGIQEVTINQGLLQPLNVEIDPNIQKVKEKEREQIKDLNNRFATFIDKVRFLEQQNQVLQTKWELLQQVDTSTRSHNLEPLFEAYVSTLRQKLDSLRSDRSRMESELNNMQNMVEDFKKKYEDEINKRTDAENEFVTIKKDVDNAYMSKIDLQGKTDLLQDDINFYKVLFDTELSQMQTHISNTNVILSMDNNRSLDLSSIIDEIKGHYDEIAQRSKAEAETMYQHKYEELQVTAGKHGDQLRNTKTEISEMNRMIQRLNSEIDSVKKQISRLQQAIADAEQRGENALKDAQGKLEDLEDALQKAKEDMTRLLRDYQELYNVKLTLDAEIATYRMLLEGEESRVSGECVPNVSVSVSTSHVSVSGGGGGRFGSGGGSYGSGGGGGSYGSSSGGGRYGSSGGGGSYGSGGGRGSGSGGGRGSGSGGGRGSSSGGGSYGSSGGRGSSSGGGGSSSSGGGSGGVKSSSGSSSMKFTSTSYSTVTN; encoded by the exons ATGAGTAGACAATTTAGTTCCAGATCTGGCTATcgatgtggtggtggtggtggtggcttCAGCTCAGGCTCCGCTGGAGTCTCCCTCACCCGCAGGGTGACCAGCAGCTCCACTGTCCGCAGGATTGGAGGAGGTGGAGGTAGATTTTCAGGTGGAAGCTGTAgagctggtggtggtggtggtggtggttttggCAGCCAGAGTCTGATTAACTTGGGGGGCTCTAAAAGGATCTGTCAGAGTGttgctggaggaggaggaggttatGGAAGAGGAGGTTTTGGTGGTGGAGGATTTGGTGGGGGCAGCTATGGTGGTGGTGGATTCGGTGGTGGCAGCTATGGTGGTGGTGGCTTTGGTGGTGGTGGCTATGGTGGTGGTGGCTATGGTGGGCGTGGTTTTGGCGGCAGTGGCGGTGGCTTTGGTGGTGGAGGCTTTGGGGGTTTAGGAGGTGGTGGTTTTGGCGGAGGAGGCTTTGGGCCTGTCTGTCCCCCTGGAGGCATCCAGGAGGTGACCATCAACCAGGGTCTTCTGCAACCCCTCAATGTGGAGATTGACCCTAATATtcaaaaagtgaaggaaaaagagagggaacaGATCAAGGACCTCAACAACAGATTTGCCACCTTCATTGACAAA GTGCGATTCCTGGAGCAGCAGAACCAGGTATTGCAGACCAAATGGGAGCTGCTGCAGCAGGTGGACACTTCGACTCGCAGCCACAACCTGGAGCCCCTCTTTGAAGCCTATGTATCTACACTTAGGCAGAAGCTAGATTCACTGAGGAGTGACCGCTCAAGGATGGAGTCAGAATTGAATAATATGCAAAACATGGTAGAGGACTTCAAGAAAAA ATATGAAGATGAAATCAACAAACGTACAGATGCAGAGAATGAATTTGTGACCATCAAGAAA GATGTGGACAATGCTTATATGAGCAAGATTGACCTTCAGGGTAAGACGGATCTTTTGCAAGATGACATCAACTTTTACAAGGTGCTGTTTGACACA GAACTATCTCAGATGCAGACTCACATCAGCAACACCAATGTCATCCTCTCCATGGACAACAACAGGAGCCTGGACTTGAGTAGCATCATTGATGAGATCAAAGGTCACTATGATGAGATTGCCCAGAGGAGCAAAGCTGAGGCTGAGACCATGTACCAGCACAAA TATGAAGAGCTCCAGGTGACTGCTGGGAAACATGGAGACCAACTGAGAAACACAAAAACGGAGATTTCTGAGATGAACCGAATGATTCAGAGACTGAATTCTGAAATTGATTCAGTGAAGAAGCAG ATTTCCCGGCTCCAGCAAGCCATTGCTGATGCAGAGCAGCGTGGGGAGAATGCCCTGAAAGATGCGCAAGGTAAACTGGAAGACCTGGAGGATGCTCTGCAGAAGGCCAAGGAGGACATGACCCGACTGCTGCGTGACTACCAGGAGCTCTATAATGTTAAGCTGACCTTGGATGCTGAGATAGCCACCTACAGGATGCTTCTGGAGGGAGAAGAGAGCAG gGTGTCTGGAGAGTGTGTTCCCAACGTGAGTGTGT CTGTGAGCACCAGCCATGTCTCTGTGTctggtggtggaggaggaaggTTTGGAAGTGGAGGTGGTAGCTACGGTTCTGGAGGTGGAGGTGGCAGCTACGGTTCCAGCTCTGGAGGAGGCAGATATGGCTCCAGTGGTGGAGGTGGCAGCTATGGCTCTGGAGGAGGCAGAGGTTCCGGTTCCGGAGGAGGCAGAGGTTCTGGCTCTGGAGGAGGAAGGGGCTCCAGTTCTGGAGGAGGCAGCTATGGATCCTCAGGAGGTCGGGGCTCCAGCTCTGGAGGAGGAGGCAGCAGCAGCTCTGGTGGTGGCTCTGGGGGTGTCAAGAGTTCCAGTGGCAGTTCTAGCATGAAATTCACCTCTACCAGTTATTCTACAGTCACCAATTAA